CGCTCATTCTTATCGGGGTGAGTGTGGCGTTGACGTTTGTTGCGGGCCTTATTCCCTCGTCGATGGCTTCACGCCGCGATCCGGTTGAAGTGCTGCGCAGCGAATAAGTTTTACAGGACAAGTTAGCTTCGCATAGGGAGGGGGAACCGTGCTCTGGTCTCCCCAGTTTTGTTGCGTCAAGATTGCGTCGTTTGGCTCGGTATAACAAGCCTTCTGGTCTTCGAGTCAGTTGGCTTGTTGTGACTGAGCATCAATAAGTCCTTACGAAAACTGCAGCTGCACCGCGTTGCTGGACTATGCCAGAGCAAGCGATACAGCTGCAGTTAAGGGTATCGATATGCTTTGCTGCTAACAGCAGGCAGAAACTAATCGAGATACTTAAGCCAGCTGTTCGAGATATCTAGCCGAGAATCTTCTTGAGGTCCTCTTCAGGAGTGCTGGTGGGGCTGATCTGATAGTTTTCTACGAGCACATTGAGTACGTTAGGCGAAATAAATGCCGGCAGTGTTGGCCCAAGATAGATGTTCTTGATGCCAAGATGCAGCAGCGTCAGCAGAATGCAGACAGCCTTCTGTTCGTACCAAGAAAGCACCATAGATAGCGGCAGATCGTTTACGCCACAATCGAATGCCTGGGCAAGGGCGACAGCCACCTGGATAGCGCCGTAGGCGTCGTTGCACTGGCCCATATCGAGAATGCGCGGCAGACCAGCAACCGTACCCAAGTCGAGATCGTTAAAGCGGAATTTACCGCACGCCAGAGTAAGAACCACGCTGTCTGCTGGTGTTTTCTGAACAAACTCGGTGTAGTAGTTACGGCCAGGGCGGGCACCGTCGCAGCCACCAACAAGGAAGAAGTGCTTGATGTCACCGGCTTTAACTGCGTTTACTACGTCGCCTGCAACAGAGAGCACCGTAGCGCGTCCAAAGCCAGTAGTTGCATGGGTACCGCCATTGATGCCGGTCATAGGATGGTTTTCGGCATAGCCACCCAGCTCTTTCGCTTTGGCAATAAGCTCGCTGAAATCCTTTTCAGCGCCAACATGATGTGTTCCGTCAAACTCGACGCAATCACAGGTGAACACATTGTCTGCGTAGCTTTCCTTAGGGGGCATAAGGCAATTTGTTGTAAACAGGATAGGGGCCGGGACGCCGTCAAATTCCTTGCGCTGGTTCTGCCATGCAGTACCGAAGTTACCCTTGAGTTGCGGGTGCTTCT
This genomic interval from Cryptobacterium curtum DSM 15641 contains the following:
- the hcp gene encoding hydroxylamine reductase codes for the protein MSEMFCFQCEQTAGCSACTGAAGVCGKTALVANDQDELTGALVALGQAVQQGHATEEAREVVVTGLFATVTNVDFSDAAVRTLIDRAHAATRAISPAGIADYDMNRMWTANEDIRSLKSLVLFGIRGMAAYAYHARQLGYVDETVDAFFFEALAALAEEGSLDTLLPLVLKVGEINLSCMALLDRANTETYGDPVPTEVPFEVEAGPFIIVTGHDLHDLQLLLEQTDGTGVNVYTHGEMLPAHAYPELKKHPQLKGNFGTAWQNQRKEFDGVPAPILFTTNCLMPPKESYADNVFTCDCVEFDGTHHVGAEKDFSELIAKAKELGGYAENHPMTGINGGTHATTGFGRATVLSVAGDVVNAVKAGDIKHFFLVGGCDGARPGRNYYTEFVQKTPADSVVLTLACGKFRFNDLDLGTVAGLPRILDMGQCNDAYGAIQVAVALAQAFDCGVNDLPLSMVLSWYEQKAVCILLTLLHLGIKNIYLGPTLPAFISPNVLNVLVENYQISPTSTPEEDLKKILG